The Exiguobacterium acetylicum genome includes a window with the following:
- a CDS encoding glycine betaine ABC transporter substrate-binding protein, translating to MNGFFDYVKNNTDQIGDLLLEHLQLTVFAVVIAVVLGIPIGILITRYQKFAKPVLALTSVVQAVPSLALLGFLIPFIGIGSTPAIIMVVLYSLLPIVKNTYTGLSSIPGDTLEAAKGIGLTDRQILSKVQIPLALPIMMAGIRISAVTAVGLMTISAFIGAGGLGYLVFSGIQTVDNNQILAGAIPAGILALVIDFVVSRIEYSVAPNGIPLADGRIKNKARKRRKAIPAGRKIAIASIVFLLIGGTVAYSFLKEDKIVIGSKNFTEQLILGNMLADLIEDKTDLEVERQLNLGGTKVAYGALEKGEIDAYVEYTGTLLIDVLKQDVETDPETVYAKVGKMIPEKSQVDVLDPIGFNNTYALAMTKEDIEKYDLKTVSDMSKVSDRLILGSTIEFANREDGYLGLKKKYPDMKFQDVQPVDGGLRYTALTNGRTNVIDSFSTDGLLQKFDLTVLEDDKKFFPPYYAVPLVRQETLEEHPELEKVLNTLKDKITDEKMQELNYKADVEKQRPEKVARDFLIEEGLISK from the coding sequence ATGAACGGATTCTTTGATTATGTAAAAAACAACACCGATCAGATCGGTGACTTATTGCTTGAGCACTTGCAGTTGACGGTTTTTGCCGTCGTCATCGCTGTCGTCCTCGGGATTCCGATCGGTATATTAATCACCCGTTATCAAAAGTTTGCAAAGCCGGTCCTCGCATTAACGAGTGTTGTTCAAGCGGTTCCAAGTCTTGCTTTACTCGGTTTCTTGATTCCGTTCATCGGTATCGGATCAACACCGGCGATCATCATGGTCGTGCTCTATTCACTTTTACCAATCGTTAAAAATACGTACACGGGTCTGTCGAGCATTCCAGGGGACACGCTCGAAGCAGCCAAAGGGATTGGTTTGACGGATCGTCAAATTCTCAGTAAGGTTCAGATTCCACTTGCCTTGCCTATCATGATGGCAGGGATTCGGATTTCAGCGGTTACAGCCGTTGGTTTAATGACGATTTCCGCGTTCATCGGTGCCGGTGGTCTTGGTTACCTCGTCTTCTCGGGTATTCAGACCGTCGATAATAATCAGATTCTTGCTGGAGCGATTCCAGCCGGTATTTTAGCACTCGTCATCGACTTCGTCGTCAGTCGGATTGAATATTCGGTGGCACCGAACGGGATTCCACTTGCGGATGGTCGAATCAAGAACAAAGCACGTAAGCGTCGCAAGGCGATTCCAGCCGGACGTAAGATTGCGATTGCAAGTATTGTCTTCTTATTGATCGGTGGAACAGTCGCTTATTCTTTCCTCAAGGAAGATAAGATTGTCATCGGATCGAAGAACTTTACGGAACAATTGATTCTCGGAAATATGTTAGCGGATTTAATCGAAGACAAAACAGATTTAGAAGTCGAACGTCAGTTAAATCTCGGGGGGACGAAAGTCGCTTACGGAGCACTTGAAAAAGGCGAAATCGATGCGTATGTCGAGTACACAGGAACCTTGTTGATCGATGTTCTAAAGCAAGATGTCGAGACAGATCCGGAAACAGTCTATGCAAAAGTTGGGAAGATGATTCCTGAGAAAAGTCAGGTCGACGTTCTTGATCCAATCGGATTCAATAATACGTACGCTCTTGCCATGACGAAAGAAGACATCGAAAAATATGACTTGAAGACGGTGTCCGATATGTCAAAAGTCAGTGATCGCTTGATTCTCGGATCAACAATCGAATTCGCGAATCGTGAAGACGGTTATCTTGGTCTGAAGAAAAAGTATCCAGATATGAAATTCCAAGATGTACAACCAGTCGATGGAGGGCTTCGTTATACAGCACTGACGAATGGTCGAACGAACGTCATCGATAGTTTCTCGACAGATGGTCTGTTGCAAAAATTCGATTTGACGGTACTAGAAGATGATAAGAAATTCTTCCCGCCATATTATGCGGTACCACTTGTTCGTCAAGAAACACTTGAAGAACATCCAGAACTTGAAAAAGTCCTCAACACGTTGAAGGATAAAATCACGGATGAGAAGATGCAAGAATTGAACTACAAAGCAGACGTTGAGAAACAGCGCCCGGAAAAAGTTGCGCGTGATTTCTTGATTGAAGAAGGATTGATTTCAAAATAA
- the alr gene encoding alanine racemase yields MTTRTLVTIDRKAVRQNVASVFARSRKRIFAVVKNNAYNLGMLEMVETLMASDVHHFAVAELYEAIEIKTNFPDSYVLVMNPTEDFETARRFGIALGVSSLEWLALHSEQLQGIELHLKINVGMNRFGVSSLQEAEAVLALVQADSLALTGLYTHFPLADEPDADHDGQVERFVAIADVLRKHHTFTYIHSENSATIVKHDPRLAFCNYVRPGIFLFGYSPIEKMDWLVPSLRMTTEVVEIREIGPGEHVGYGTNFTSTEPMRIAILPVGYGDGVVRGRAALPVHIKEKPYPVINKLFMSHTFVAVDGTVEVGDEVVLYGDGVEIDDITRTGAANNSEQMCARSWRLTHQYL; encoded by the coding sequence ATGACGACGCGTACACTCGTCACGATCGATCGGAAGGCGGTGCGACAGAACGTCGCATCGGTCTTCGCTCGGTCACGTAAACGTATTTTTGCCGTGGTCAAGAACAATGCGTATAACTTAGGTATGCTTGAGATGGTCGAGACGCTGATGGCGTCTGATGTCCATCATTTTGCTGTCGCTGAGTTGTACGAAGCCATTGAAATCAAAACGAATTTTCCAGACAGTTATGTACTGGTGATGAATCCGACGGAGGATTTTGAAACAGCACGACGTTTCGGAATTGCACTCGGTGTCTCATCGCTAGAATGGCTCGCTCTCCACAGTGAACAGCTGCAAGGAATCGAGTTACATTTGAAGATCAACGTCGGGATGAACCGTTTTGGTGTCAGTTCGCTTCAAGAAGCAGAAGCTGTCCTTGCGCTTGTGCAAGCCGACTCGCTCGCTTTAACAGGGTTATACACACACTTTCCGCTTGCCGATGAACCGGATGCGGATCACGACGGACAAGTCGAACGCTTCGTCGCCATTGCCGATGTGTTACGAAAGCACCATACGTTCACGTATATCCATTCTGAAAACAGTGCAACAATCGTCAAACACGATCCGCGTCTCGCATTTTGTAATTATGTCCGTCCGGGAATCTTCTTATTCGGCTATTCACCGATTGAAAAGATGGACTGGCTCGTTCCTTCGCTCCGGATGACAACGGAGGTCGTTGAAATCCGCGAAATTGGACCGGGTGAGCATGTTGGATACGGGACGAACTTCACGAGTACAGAACCGATGCGGATCGCTATCTTACCCGTCGGCTATGGAGACGGTGTCGTCCGTGGGCGTGCCGCTCTGCCTGTTCATATTAAAGAAAAACCTTATCCGGTCATCAATAAATTATTCATGAGTCATACGTTCGTCGCCGTCGACGGGACGGTTGAGGTCGGAGACGAAGTCGTGCTATACGGGGATGGCGTTGAAATTGACGATATCACTCGGACGGGTGCAGCGAACAATTCAGAGCAGATGTGTGCCCGATCGTGGCGATTGACGCATCAGTATCTATAA
- the lysA gene encoding diaminopimelate decarboxylase yields the protein MYGSQYLTEENNTLHIDGVAATDLATQYGTPLYVMAERELTDRLATVREHFLDKYPNTYASFASKALTVSAVYEQVVRHGLGIDVVTGGELFIARQSGVPAERIYFHGSNKSTADLQYAVEEGVGRIVIDHFAEIAQLEAIAAQAGQTVHVLIRIVPQVIGGAHAKIQTGGVDTKFGFSTHASDYLDAIEAILASEHLSLLGIHCHVGSQIQDPSLFEQTARTMMGFVETIRAHHGFTVSEVNVGGGFGIAYTLDDQPLDFEATIARVMDVIETETERLGIERPRIGIEPGRWVVANAGTTLYTVGAIKEIEGVRTYLSVDGGMTDNIRPALYGAVYETVIANRMKGETTEVTVVGAACESGDLVAEKAQLVEPNGGDTLAVFGTGAYNFSMASNYNQFLRPALVFVRDGESREVVRRQTYADLIQCDLGINGVRSES from the coding sequence ATGTATGGAAGTCAATACCTGACAGAAGAAAACAATACGTTGCACATCGATGGTGTTGCAGCGACCGATCTTGCAACACAGTACGGAACACCGTTGTACGTGATGGCAGAGCGGGAGCTGACGGATCGACTGGCGACCGTCCGGGAACACTTCCTTGATAAGTATCCGAATACGTATGCTTCCTTTGCCTCAAAAGCACTGACTGTTAGTGCGGTGTATGAACAAGTCGTTCGTCATGGTCTTGGAATTGACGTCGTCACAGGCGGGGAACTCTTCATCGCCCGTCAATCGGGTGTTCCAGCAGAACGAATCTATTTCCATGGTTCGAATAAATCAACAGCTGACCTTCAGTATGCCGTTGAGGAAGGTGTCGGACGAATCGTCATAGATCACTTTGCAGAGATCGCACAACTGGAAGCGATCGCGGCACAAGCCGGTCAAACGGTTCATGTCTTGATTCGGATCGTGCCACAAGTCATCGGTGGGGCACATGCGAAAATCCAAACAGGTGGCGTCGATACGAAATTCGGTTTCTCGACGCATGCATCAGACTACTTAGATGCAATCGAAGCGATTTTAGCATCAGAACATCTGTCGCTACTCGGCATCCATTGTCATGTCGGTTCGCAAATTCAAGATCCGTCACTGTTCGAACAGACGGCTCGGACGATGATGGGCTTCGTCGAAACGATTCGTGCCCATCATGGTTTTACCGTCAGCGAAGTCAACGTTGGCGGTGGATTCGGAATTGCCTATACACTGGACGATCAGCCGCTTGATTTTGAAGCGACGATTGCGCGCGTCATGGACGTGATCGAGACGGAAACGGAGCGACTTGGTATCGAACGTCCACGAATCGGTATCGAACCAGGACGCTGGGTCGTCGCGAATGCAGGTACGACACTCTATACGGTCGGCGCAATCAAGGAAATCGAAGGCGTCCGGACGTATCTCTCCGTCGATGGTGGGATGACGGACAACATTCGTCCAGCGCTTTATGGGGCTGTCTATGAGACAGTCATCGCGAACCGGATGAAGGGAGAGACGACGGAAGTGACAGTCGTCGGAGCAGCTTGTGAATCAGGTGATTTGGTTGCTGAAAAAGCGCAGTTGGTTGAACCGAACGGTGGCGATACACTCGCTGTGTTTGGAACAGGGGCATATAACTTCTCGATGGCAAGCAACTACAACCAGTTCTTACGTCCGGCGCTTGTCTTCGTTCGGGACGGGGAATCTCGTGAAGTCGTCCGCCGGCAAACGTATGCGGATTTGATTCAGTGTGATCTTGGGATTAACGGGGTTCGGTCAGAGTCGTAA
- the ade gene encoding adenine deaminase translates to MEQTVRERLIAIAAKKEKAAIVYQNISVIDVMTRETYTADVAIDSGYIAAVGEGYEGIENRPGEGLFIAPSFVDAHVHIESSMVPPSEYEQAILPLGVTTIIADPHEIANVKGAEGLSFMLDDAEGLALDVRMMLPSCVPATSFEHAGASLDAAALAPFVDHPGVHGLGEVMDYPAVERADRDMLQKIKQIEDAGKLVDGHAAGLGPREINIYGVAGIRTDHESVSKEDAIARARRGLYVEVREGSAARNLKEVLDAVTESNASRFLFCTDDKHLDDTLREGTIDYNIRYAIRHGIKRETAYAMASLHATNAYRLDDRGAIVPGRRADFVLLSDADNVVIDEVYIQGNCVARAGKTIRPVRRAHVPESLRGTLNTKPITPEVFALPLESSRAHVIGVIPKSIVTEHLILDVPLQDGHFVPVPEQDLLKIAVIERHHGTAFSAVGIVKGFKMKRGAIAATVAHDSHNLVIVGASDEEMQLAAERLVQAGGGVIAVNGQEVLAELPLEIAGLMTNRPFQEVGDTLEALNDALDVLEADRSFNPYLTMSFLCLPVIPELKLTDSGLFDVKHFQHISVQAD, encoded by the coding sequence ATGGAACAAACAGTGCGCGAACGATTGATAGCGATTGCTGCGAAAAAAGAGAAAGCGGCTATCGTCTATCAGAATATTTCAGTCATTGATGTCATGACACGTGAGACCTATACAGCGGACGTAGCGATTGATTCAGGCTATATCGCTGCTGTCGGGGAAGGATACGAAGGAATCGAGAATCGTCCGGGAGAGGGTCTCTTTATCGCGCCAAGTTTCGTCGATGCCCATGTCCATATTGAATCATCGATGGTACCACCGAGTGAGTATGAGCAAGCAATTTTACCGTTAGGAGTGACGACGATCATCGCCGATCCGCATGAGATTGCAAACGTTAAAGGCGCGGAAGGATTATCCTTCATGCTAGATGATGCAGAGGGACTCGCACTTGATGTCCGCATGATGTTACCGAGCTGTGTACCAGCGACTTCGTTTGAACATGCAGGGGCATCACTTGACGCGGCAGCACTTGCGCCGTTCGTCGATCACCCGGGTGTCCATGGTTTAGGAGAAGTCATGGATTATCCAGCTGTTGAACGAGCTGATCGTGACATGCTTCAAAAAATCAAACAGATTGAAGACGCAGGAAAACTCGTCGATGGTCACGCAGCAGGACTCGGACCACGCGAAATCAATATTTATGGTGTCGCTGGGATTCGAACGGATCATGAGTCCGTCAGTAAGGAAGATGCGATTGCCCGAGCTCGTCGCGGTCTATATGTTGAGGTACGTGAAGGTTCGGCAGCCCGAAACTTAAAAGAAGTACTCGATGCCGTGACAGAAAGCAATGCGAGTCGTTTCCTCTTCTGTACGGATGATAAGCATCTGGACGATACATTACGTGAGGGAACGATTGACTACAATATCCGCTATGCAATCCGTCATGGGATTAAACGCGAGACAGCATATGCAATGGCATCATTGCACGCGACGAATGCGTATCGTTTAGACGATCGTGGAGCCATCGTACCAGGACGCCGGGCGGACTTCGTCTTGTTATCGGATGCAGATAACGTCGTAATTGACGAGGTCTATATTCAAGGGAACTGTGTCGCACGAGCAGGGAAGACGATCCGACCAGTGCGACGTGCGCATGTCCCGGAATCCTTACGTGGAACATTGAATACAAAACCGATTACGCCAGAAGTGTTTGCACTCCCGCTTGAATCATCACGTGCCCATGTCATCGGAGTTATTCCGAAAAGTATCGTCACGGAGCACTTGATTCTCGACGTCCCGCTTCAAGACGGACATTTTGTACCAGTCCCAGAGCAGGATCTATTGAAGATCGCTGTCATTGAACGTCATCACGGGACAGCCTTCTCGGCAGTCGGTATCGTGAAAGGATTTAAGATGAAACGCGGCGCGATTGCAGCAACCGTTGCTCATGATTCGCATAATCTCGTCATCGTCGGTGCATCGGACGAAGAGATGCAACTCGCTGCAGAACGTCTCGTTCAAGCAGGTGGCGGTGTCATCGCTGTTAACGGTCAAGAGGTTCTTGCTGAGTTACCACTTGAAATCGCTGGGCTGATGACGAATCGTCCGTTCCAAGAAGTCGGAGATACACTCGAAGCGTTAAACGATGCGCTCGATGTGTTAGAAGCCGATCGTTCGTTCAATCCGTATTTGACGATGTCTTTCCTTTGCTTGCCCGTCATTCCAGAGTTGAAACTGACCGACAGTGGGTTATTCGACGTGAAACACTTCCAGCATATTTCGGTCCAGGCGGATTAA
- a CDS encoding LysM peptidoglycan-binding domain-containing protein produces the protein MNIKKPTIMMIGLLLLTPFSIPSQVDAASSTFVTKGTTTQKVVALTFDDGSDGTNIAKILSILKSNQVKATFFLTGSGATNHPQSIKNITTASPTHQIGNHSYSHPDFTTLTASQMTSELSRTESLIRSLTGKTTKPIFRAPFGASNSKVLSAVGAAGYTKTIQWNIDTTDWKGISSTAILDRVLPKVVPGSIILMHTGAGAKGTPTALPTMISKLKAKGYSFVTISELLRSPTPTGTTYTVKAGDTLYSIARKYNVTVSALASANNITNWNLLNVGQVLKIPTTTYTVKAGDTLYSIATRYGVTVTALMQANGITNPNLLLIGQVLKIPN, from the coding sequence ATGAACATCAAGAAACCCACCATCATGATGATCGGACTGCTTCTCCTCACCCCATTTTCGATTCCTTCACAGGTTGATGCAGCGAGTTCTACGTTTGTGACGAAAGGAACGACGACACAAAAAGTCGTCGCATTGACGTTCGATGACGGTTCAGATGGAACGAACATTGCAAAAATCTTAAGTATCTTAAAAAGTAACCAAGTGAAGGCGACTTTCTTCTTAACAGGCAGTGGCGCAACGAACCATCCCCAATCGATTAAAAACATCACAACCGCTTCTCCTACACACCAAATCGGTAATCACTCGTATTCGCATCCGGATTTCACGACATTAACAGCAAGTCAGATGACGAGTGAATTATCCCGGACGGAGTCGCTCATTCGATCCTTGACCGGAAAAACGACGAAACCGATTTTCCGGGCACCGTTCGGTGCAAGCAACAGTAAAGTGTTAAGTGCCGTCGGAGCCGCAGGATATACGAAAACAATTCAATGGAATATTGACACGACGGATTGGAAGGGCATCTCTTCAACAGCTATCTTGGATCGTGTGTTACCAAAAGTCGTTCCCGGTTCGATCATTCTGATGCATACCGGCGCTGGTGCAAAAGGAACACCGACCGCCTTGCCAACGATGATTTCGAAACTCAAAGCAAAAGGTTATTCGTTCGTCACGATTTCGGAATTACTTCGTTCACCAACTCCGACTGGTACGACGTATACCGTCAAAGCTGGCGATACACTCTATTCGATCGCCCGAAAATATAATGTCACGGTCTCTGCACTTGCGAGTGCAAACAACATCACGAACTGGAATCTGTTGAACGTCGGTCAAGTCTTGAAAATCCCGACAACGACTTATACGGTTAAAGCCGGTGATACACTTTACTCGATTGCGACACGCTACGGCGTCACCGTCACGGCATTGATGCAGGCGAACGGTATCACGAATCCGAATCTCTTACTCATCGGACAAGTCTTAAAAATTCCAAATTAA
- a CDS encoding gamma carbonic anhydrase family protein → MKYRVGSLVPNIDPSVYLADGSKVIGEVTIGKDSSVWFNTVIRGDEGPIHIGERVNIQDGSMIHQYEGYPTIIEDEVTIGHMAMIHGGIIRKGALIGMSATILDEAEIGEGAFVAAGSLVPPKMKVPAGAMVMGVPAKIVRDISDHDRFIMERTVRKYVKRGQQYADSCEVMKEDLTSL, encoded by the coding sequence ATGAAATACCGTGTCGGTTCACTTGTTCCAAACATCGATCCATCCGTTTATTTAGCTGACGGATCAAAAGTCATCGGCGAGGTAACGATCGGAAAAGACTCATCCGTCTGGTTCAATACGGTCATCCGGGGCGACGAAGGTCCGATTCACATCGGAGAACGTGTCAACATTCAAGATGGTTCGATGATTCATCAGTATGAAGGGTATCCGACCATCATTGAAGATGAGGTGACGATTGGTCATATGGCAATGATCCATGGTGGAATCATTCGAAAAGGCGCATTGATTGGGATGTCGGCGACGATTCTCGATGAAGCCGAGATCGGAGAAGGTGCATTCGTCGCTGCGGGGAGTCTTGTTCCACCGAAAATGAAAGTCCCAGCAGGCGCGATGGTCATGGGCGTTCCTGCAAAAATCGTCCGCGATATCAGTGATCATGATCGCTTCATCATGGAACGCACGGTGCGAAAATACGTCAAACGAGGTCAGCAGTATGCCGATAGTTGCGAAGTAATGAAAGAGGATTTGACAAGTTTGTGA
- a CDS encoding ABC transporter ATP-binding protein: MIEFKNVGKQFKDNVVLKGLSLEIQKGELVVFIGPSGCGKTTSLKMINRLIEPSSGTILVNGKDIMKTDTIELRRHMGYVIQQTGLFPHMTVRENIQLIAGLEGKDHDEMDQRTEQLLTMVGLDPKQFIDRYPSELSGGQQQRVGFARALMNDPDVILMDEPFSALDPVTRNDLQEELFNLQEEVKKTIVFVTHDMDEAIKLADRICIMRDGEIVQFDTPEEILRHPKDEYVESFIGKNKIWSSPEFIKAEDIMIEDPVSISGKRTLLQGIEIMRGRKVDSLLITDRDRVLQGLIKLKNIQTIPDKSQRIEEVMEGEIIAVNEHDSLLDVLEVMNQEETGYLPVTDATGKLRGLITRSSLLSVLSEQFIHEEEVQ, from the coding sequence ATGATCGAATTCAAAAACGTCGGTAAGCAGTTCAAGGACAACGTCGTCTTGAAAGGCTTATCGCTCGAGATTCAAAAGGGTGAACTCGTTGTCTTCATCGGACCGAGTGGTTGTGGGAAAACGACGTCACTTAAGATGATTAATCGCTTGATCGAACCTTCTTCAGGTACGATTTTAGTCAATGGGAAAGATATCATGAAGACGGATACGATCGAATTACGACGTCATATGGGATATGTCATTCAACAAACAGGTTTGTTCCCTCATATGACAGTTCGAGAAAACATCCAGTTGATTGCGGGACTTGAAGGGAAAGACCACGATGAGATGGATCAACGGACAGAACAATTATTGACGATGGTCGGACTTGATCCAAAACAATTCATCGATCGTTATCCGAGCGAACTCAGTGGTGGTCAGCAACAACGTGTCGGTTTTGCGCGAGCTTTGATGAACGATCCAGATGTCATTTTGATGGATGAACCGTTCAGTGCACTCGATCCTGTTACTCGAAACGATCTGCAGGAAGAACTGTTCAACTTACAAGAAGAAGTGAAAAAGACGATCGTTTTCGTCACCCATGATATGGATGAAGCGATCAAGTTAGCGGATCGGATATGTATCATGCGTGACGGGGAGATCGTTCAGTTCGATACACCAGAAGAAATTCTCCGTCATCCAAAAGATGAATATGTCGAATCGTTCATTGGGAAAAATAAAATCTGGAGTAGTCCAGAATTCATCAAGGCAGAGGATATCATGATCGAGGATCCGGTTTCAATCAGTGGCAAACGCACGTTGCTACAGGGAATTGAAATCATGCGCGGTCGAAAAGTCGACAGCCTGTTGATCACTGATCGTGACCGCGTCTTACAAGGTCTAATTAAGTTGAAGAATATCCAGACGATTCCGGATAAGAGTCAACGGATCGAAGAAGTCATGGAAGGCGAAATCATTGCCGTCAATGAACATGATTCGTTACTCGATGTCCTTGAGGTCATGAATCAGGAAGAGACAGGCTATCTTCCGGTAACGGATGCGACTGGAAAACTAAGAGGATTGATTACACGTAGTAGCTTACTTTCCGTCCTGAGTGAGCAATTCATTCACGAGGAGGAAGTCCAATGA
- a CDS encoding branched-chain amino acid transaminase, producing the protein MAVDTQYGEAIWLDGVFHDPKDANTSVMSHAIHYGSGFFEGIRAYATPDGPAIFQLKEHIERLFRSCAYYHVTIPYTVDELVQATIDLVAKNGFESCYIRPFVFLGTPWQALMAKDTTVHVGISCWELGEYFDKGAGIRSKVASYRRVSSTMMPMQAKAAANYMNSQLLKGEAIRDGFDEAIALDMNGNVSEASVANLFLLKNGTIHTPSLDCSVLDGITRQVIIRLAQDQGYPVVERHIGRDELYVADEIFLTGTAAEITSVGEIDHISINGGTRNVADELLGLYRQAVTGQLPQYADWLTYVTPAVAE; encoded by the coding sequence ATGGCAGTGGATACACAGTATGGAGAAGCAATTTGGTTAGATGGAGTCTTTCATGATCCGAAAGATGCGAACACAAGCGTTATGTCACATGCGATTCACTATGGTAGTGGATTCTTTGAAGGAATTCGTGCGTACGCCACACCGGACGGACCGGCGATCTTCCAATTGAAGGAACATATCGAGCGTCTCTTCCGCAGTTGTGCGTATTACCATGTCACGATTCCGTACACTGTCGACGAACTTGTTCAAGCAACGATCGATTTGGTTGCGAAAAACGGATTTGAATCGTGTTACATCCGTCCATTCGTGTTCCTCGGTACGCCATGGCAAGCATTGATGGCGAAAGATACGACAGTTCATGTCGGAATCTCTTGCTGGGAGCTTGGGGAATACTTCGATAAAGGTGCCGGCATTCGTTCCAAAGTCGCATCATATCGCCGCGTCTCATCAACGATGATGCCGATGCAAGCGAAAGCGGCTGCGAACTATATGAACTCACAATTATTAAAAGGTGAAGCGATCCGTGATGGATTTGATGAAGCAATCGCACTCGACATGAACGGAAACGTCAGTGAAGCGAGTGTTGCGAACCTCTTCCTTCTGAAAAACGGAACGATTCATACACCGTCGCTCGATTGTTCGGTACTCGACGGTATTACACGCCAAGTTATCATCCGCTTGGCACAAGATCAAGGCTATCCTGTCGTTGAACGTCATATCGGACGCGACGAGTTATATGTCGCCGATGAGATCTTCTTAACAGGAACAGCTGCTGAAATCACGAGTGTCGGTGAAATCGATCATATCTCGATCAATGGCGGAACACGGAACGTCGCTGATGAGTTGCTCGGTCTTTACCGTCAAGCCGTCACAGGTCAATTGCCGCAATACGCGGACTGGTTGACGTATGTGACACCAGCCGTCGCGGAATGA